The Puntigrus tetrazona isolate hp1 chromosome 3, ASM1883169v1, whole genome shotgun sequence nucleotide sequence tatatatatatatatatatatatatatatatatatataataatggaataaaatgagttaaaaataatacatttttgttgttttcctaaaaatgtcagataagtatgatatttaataattctcatgtgttttcagtaatattgtgaatttttttttaaaaaatgtactaaattacatgttaaaacaATCAATGTCGTGCTGCttagtttctattttatttgtatttattttttgaaatctcgatacaaatttgtttttgatgagcagaaagctgaaaagaacgacatttatttgaaacagaaacgCGTGGAACgatataaatgtcttcactgtggCTTTTGATCCATTTAACAAACCCTATCTGAAAGcatgaaataatcaaaataaataaaataaaatgaacagtagagaatacatttattaaaacagtccgatatataaaaatacaacaaacactTCAGTGCGCATTTGGCgcaattaaaccattaaatcaGAGCTTTCAGTTAGTGAAAATGAATTGGACTTAACAACTTTAATGCTATTAAAACGCCAAAACTTCATGAGACGAGGAAGAATGGGCAAATACGAAGTGCACTGAAAatgatgtgctgttttttttttttaattcaaatgattgTGGCTGAATGAGAGCAGTATTTCAGATCAAGGCAAAGCATTACTCATCCCGCTCTGCTGCTCTCTGCAGGAATATCCCACGCTTACTACATTCTTCGCTGGGGAGATCATAAGCAAGAAACGGCCTTTTTTAACCAGGAAATGGGACGCCGATGAGGACGTTGACCGAAAGCACTGGGTAATGAATAATGTTGTACACAAACTGTGATTATGAATCTTTATGGATCTTGACTCAATTGCGAGTAGAACCTGATCTGCTAAAtacgtttttttctctctctctctttttgtttcatCCCCAGGGGAAGTTTCAAGCCTTTTATCAGTACGCAAAAAGTTTTAATTCGGATGATTTCGACTATGAGGAGCTAAAGAACAGTGACTACGTTTTCATGCGGTGGAAGGTACGTTATCATTTCTGAACGAAACCAGATGCAGTGCTGTTCAAACGTTTGTATGATTTTTGAaagatattaatacttttattcagcgaggATGCATTGGGTCGGTCAAAAGGCATTTgcaacaaaagatttctatatCAAAtacatagttttgtttttttatgtatatttatcaaaaaaaatgttatcaatattaagcagctcgactgtttcattaataataattataaaaatgtttttgagcagaaaatcgACTTCTTATTCTGCTTTctgtaggatcatgtgacaccgaagactgtaATGTGTCGcaggaatatataaataacgttagttattatgattatacatgattaattataataaatatgtttgttctgtgtatattatgtatatataaatacacacacatgcatatatttaagaaaaagttatttgtatattaaatatatttttatatatgataaaatatttgtaaatgcctgtaaatgtttgtaaaatatacacaatgtgtttatatgcacataataaatatacagcatacacattttgtaaaaattaaaaaatcaatcatggttaattgttttaaagcactaattataaactacataaaaatgattattttaaattgtaataatatttcacagtatttttttttttttttttttttcaaaatccaaGCTTGGTAAGCCTCCTTTCAGAAACAGAGAAACCTCACCGATATGTAGtgtatatctacaaattgataaaagTTCAATTCTGTTTAACTCTATTGAAATTGTCAATGGATAAACCGTTGGTTTGCCGCAGGAGCAGTTCCTAGTTCCAGATCACACAATCAAAGACATCAGCGGTGCTTCCTTCGCAGGCTTCTACTACATCTGTTTCCAGAAGTCTACAGCCACCATAGAGGGCTACTACTACCACAGAAGCTCCGAATGGTATATCGCTCGAAAAATCCTCAAAATATGAGTGTTTTGAACGCATCTCACCTCGGTGGCCCTGTTTTCCTCTCGTCCGTGTCAGGTATCAGTCTTTGAACCTCACGCACGTCCCCGAACACAGCGCACCCATCTACGAGTTCCGGTGACACCGAAGTCCTGGAGGTGAATCTACAGAGGAAACGGACACGAGATGAGAGGAACTGTCTTAACGATTACGCCCCCAGGACTCGGCTGTCCTCTCCCCTCAGCGAAAGAACAAACGGAGGTACGGACGATGGAGGAAGGGACTCTTTCGGGAGACTCTCTGCACAAGCCGATCAAGCGAGCGGGATTCGGGGATACGCAGCAGTGTTAGCGTTTCGTTTTTATCCTTTTATGTTTTCAACGCCTCTGTCCTCCGATCATCTCAGAAAACTATTTATATCCTTAAAGTTTGGGGATTGAAATCAGTTTTTCTTTGCCCTGGATGGAAGAGCCAATGGTGATGTTTTtctcgttgtttttttttttttttttttttttttctcgctttttgataaaaaaaaaaaaaaaaaaaagcatggccAATCTAGAAGTTTTGAAattggttttaatttatttttaatcattctgtATGAAAAGACCGAGCGGGACGCTGGAACGTCTTTTGAAGACGTGTCAAAGATACGACGGATGTGGAGAGTCTCTGTTGTCTGTGGCTCGCTTGGCCCTCAgacggtgttttttttttttattaacgtAAGGTGTATCATCAAAAGACGTATATAGCAGCTGGGTCCTTCGCTTCTAcgtgtgatatatttttattatgaaatggaGTCAGGTGTTTTGGAAagaggtgtgtgtatatatatatatatatatatatatatatatatatatatatatatatatatatatatatat carries:
- the LOC122341778 gene encoding glucose-induced degradation protein 4 homolog; translated protein: MPVRTDCCQGSPLACLASASLVPPPPINTQQPGVNTSLLYSGSQFRGYQKSKGNSYDVEVVLQHVTMEDSDLCGYLKIKGLTEEYPTLTTFFAGEIISKKRPFLTRKWDADEDVDRKHWGKFQAFYQYAKSFNSDDFDYEELKNSDYVFMRWKEQFLVPDHTIKDISGASFAGFYYICFQKSTATIEGYYYHRSSEWYQSLNLTHVPEHSAPIYEFR